Proteins encoded together in one Lutra lutra chromosome 4, mLutLut1.2, whole genome shotgun sequence window:
- the RRS1 gene encoding ribosome biogenesis regulatory protein homolog: MEGQSVEELLAKAERDEAEKLQRITVHKELELEFDLGNLLASDRNPPTGLRRAGATPEAELQALARDNTQLLINQLWQLPTERVEEALVARLPEPTTRLPREKPVPRPRPLTRWQQFARLKGIRPKKKTNLVWDEVSGQWRRRWGYQRARDDTKEWLIEVPGGADPLEDQFAKRIQAKKERVAKNELNRLRNLARAHKMQVPSAAGMHPTGHQSKEELGRAMQVAKVSTASVGRFQERLPKEKTPRGSGKKRKFQPLFGDFAAEKKSQLELLRVMNSKKPQLDVTRATNKQMREEDQEEAAKRRKMSQKNKRKGGRQGPGGKRKGAPPSQGGKRNRALGGRMNSGPPPLGGKRKGGQHQGGKRRK, encoded by the coding sequence ATGGAGGGCCAGAGCGTGGAGGAACTGCTGGCAAAGGCGGAGCGGGACGAGGCAGAGAAGCTGCAGCGCATCACGGTGCACAAGGAGCTAGAGCTGGAGTTCGACCTGGGTAACCTGCTGGCATCAGACCGGAACCCCCCGACGGGACTGCGGCGCGCGGGAGCCACGCCGGAGGCTGAGCTGCAGGCCCTGGCCCGGGACAACACGCAGCTGCTCATCAACCAGCTATGGCAGCTGCCCACCGAGCGCGTGGAGGAGGCGCTGGTGGCGCGGCTGCCGGAGCCCACCACTCGCCTGCCGCGCGAGAAACCGGTGCCCCGGCCGCGGCCGCTTACACGCTGGCAGCAGTTCGCGCGCCTCAAGGGCATCCGTCCCAAGAAGAAGACCAATCTGGTGTGGGATGAGGTGAGTGGCCAGTGGCGACGCCGCTGGGGCTATCAGCGCGCCCGTGATGACACCAAGGAATGGTTGATCGAGGTGCCCGGTGGTGCCGACCCCCTAGAAGACCAGTTCGCCAAGCGGATCCAGGCTAAGAAGGAACGGGTGGCCAAGAATGAGTTGAACCGCCTGCGTAACCTGGCTCGCGCGCACAAGATGCAGGTGCCTAGCGCGGCTGGCATGCACCCCACGGGACACCAGAGTAAGGAGGAATTAGGCCGCGCCATGCAGGTGGCCAAGGTGTCCACCGCCTCTGTGGGGCGTTTCCAGGAGCGCTTGCCCAAAGAGAAGACCCCCCGGGGCTCCGGCAAGAAGAGAAAGTTTCAGCCCCTTTTCGGGGACTTTGCAGCTGAGAAGAAGAGCCAGTTGGAGCTGCTTAGGGTGATGAACAGCAAAAAGCCTCAGCTGGACGTGACAAGGGCCACCAATAAACAGATGAGGGAGGAGGACCAGGAGGAGGCtgccaagagaaggaaaatgagccagaagaacaagagaaagggGGGCCGGCAGGGTCCTGGGGGCAAAAGGAAAGGTGCCCCGCCcagccagggagggaagaggaatcGGGCCTTGGGAGGCAGGATGAATTCTGGGCCGCCTCCCTTGGGCGGCAAGAGGAAAGGAGGACAGCaccaaggaggaaagagaaggaaataa